In a genomic window of Emys orbicularis isolate rEmyOrb1 unplaced genomic scaffold, rEmyOrb1.hap1 scaffold_90, whole genome shotgun sequence:
- the SPN gene encoding leukosialin, which yields MAVSGAWPQPKIRPTLLLFLAAAACALTPLELKANASSGTSEESRHIGAGLETTSPSADLTSTSPGPSAELTSNSPGPSAELTSPSPGPSAELTSNSPGPSAELTSPSPGPSAELTSPSPGPSAELTGNSTKPSAKLAGHPPTAAQQELTTTQTLAMKEPVVSVSPSALPSTEAALALGSGPAGATAAGGKQPVTDLTREGLKGQAGTVPGSPGPGQETQTLPGRSGQNESAPTETAKAKGIDQSGDNRTVPASTDRTGRYRENQPTPKLSPSALPPTPPVNKKPDSKAPAPTPTPTSSSSSSSSTVSIIVVLVVVAILVLALVAMVLHCRKRRRSGSTSFSGRAGPGEWAGPVSLPEEKGEGQAGDGGQQAGPGEARRPTLTTFFGKRHSRVSSVAMEDVAGAKGEGPLSEPLLAAGEQGGDPTPQGAGEANGTVPLMPGPPSPPPDPPANGEFPLPPPMEQEAMPPV from the coding sequence ATGGCGGTATCGGGGGCCTGGCCCCAGCCGAAAATCCGGCCTACGCTCCTGctcttcctggcagctgcagcctgTGCACTAACACCACTCGAATTGAAGGCCAACGCCAGCTCAGGGACCAGTGAGGAAAGCCGGCACATCGGTGCCGGTCTGGAAACTACCTCACCCTCTGCTGACTTAACCAGCACCAGCCCCGGGCCCTCTGCCGAATTAACCAGCAACAGCCCCGGGCCCTCTGCCGAATtaaccagccccagccccgggccctctGCCGAATTAACCAGCAACAGCCCCGGGCCCTCTGCCGAATtaaccagccccagccccgggccctctGCCGAATtaaccagccccagccccgggccctctGCCGAATTAACTGGAAACAGCACCAAGCCCTCTGCCAAATTAGCCGGGCATCCACCCACCGCGGCACAGCAGGAACTCACCACCACCCAGACGCTGGCAATGAAGGAGCCGGTTGTCTCGGTGTCTCCATCTGCCCTTCCCTCTACGGAGGCAGCCCTGGCCCTGGGATCCGGCCCGGCCGGGGCGACGGCAGCGGGTGGAAAACAGCCCGTCACGGATCTGACGCGGGAGGGACTGAAGGGGCAAGCGGGCACGGTACCAGGGAGCCCAGGTCCGGGGCAGGAGACTCAGACACTGCCAGGCAGGAGCGGGCAGAACGAAAGCGCCCCCACGGAGACCGCCAAGGCCAAGGGCATCGATCAGAGCGGGGACAACCGGACCGTGCCAGCCAGCACCGATCGGACCGGACGCTACCGGGAGAACCAGCCCACCCCCAAACTCTCACCCTCTGCTCTACCCCCCACTCCGCCTGTCAACAAAAAGCCCGACTCCAAGGCtccggcccccacccccacccccacctcctcctcctcctcctcctcctccactgtgAGCATCATTGTGGTGCTGGTCGTTGTCGCCATCCTGGTGCTGGCCCTGGTCGCTATGGTGCTGCACTGTCGGAAGCGGCGCCGGTCCGGCTCCACCAGCTTCAGCGGGCGGGCGGGGCCTGGCGAGTGGGCAGGGCCAGTGAGCCTGCCAGAGGAGAAGGGCGAGGGGCAGGCCGGGGACGGGGGGCAGCAGGCCGGGCCGGGCGAAGCCAGGCGGCCCACGCTGACCACTTTCTTCGGGAAGCGCCACTCCCGGGTGTCCTCGGTGGCCATGGAGGACGTGGCCGGGGCGAAGGGCGAGGGGCCCCTTTCGGAGCCCCTGCTGGCtgcaggggagcaggggggtgacCCCACACcgcagggggcaggggaagccaaTGGGACAGTGCCCTTGATGCCCGgacccccctcaccccctccggATCCCCCCGCCAATGGGgaattccccctgcccccgcccatgGAGCAGGAAGCCATGCCCCCTGTGTAA